The following coding sequences lie in one Mesorhizobium sp. DCY119 genomic window:
- a CDS encoding aldehyde dehydrogenase family protein, protein MGKMFSIDNPLDFVSENTRAFLKQKHQLFIGGKARDAVKGGRRDVVDPATGKVISNVADADRDDVDLAVRAAREAFDNGPWTRMKPNERMKILWRMAELIDKYSVELAELDVLDEGSPYAVVKNFYISLAADHFRYFAGWANKIDGTTMPVNMGGEWHVYTVREPVGVVAQILPWNVPFLMMAWKLSPALAAGCTVVVKPAEDTPLSAMRFADICREAGIPDGVVNILTGDGKVGAALVDHHGVDKVGFTGSTATGQAIVRASAGNLKRVSLELGGKSPVFIFPDADIEAAIPGAAEAVFLNSGQACTAGSRLYIHEDVYDKVIEGVAAYSEGLKLGHGLDETTNLGPIVSQKQYQRVTGLLQAGLDEGANMVVGGDAGMAGYFVKPTLLRDVTPQMRVYKEEIFGPVISAMKMSSDNIDELAREANNTTYGLSASIWTKDINRAHRLAARIRAGIIWINTHNQSDANMPWGGYKQSGWGREMGKPAMEIYTEIKSVAAYLG, encoded by the coding sequence ATGGGCAAGATGTTTTCGATCGATAATCCCCTCGACTTCGTAAGCGAGAACACGCGAGCATTTCTGAAGCAGAAGCATCAACTCTTCATCGGCGGCAAGGCGCGTGACGCGGTCAAGGGAGGCCGTCGCGACGTGGTCGATCCCGCCACCGGCAAAGTGATCTCGAACGTCGCGGATGCGGACAGGGACGACGTCGACTTGGCGGTTCGCGCCGCGCGCGAGGCGTTTGACAATGGCCCGTGGACGCGGATGAAGCCAAACGAGCGGATGAAGATCCTGTGGCGTATGGCTGAATTGATCGACAAGTATTCGGTTGAATTGGCTGAGCTTGACGTTCTCGACGAAGGCTCACCCTACGCTGTGGTCAAGAACTTTTACATCAGTCTTGCCGCAGACCATTTCCGCTATTTCGCCGGCTGGGCCAACAAGATCGACGGCACCACAATGCCCGTGAATATGGGCGGTGAATGGCATGTCTACACGGTGCGCGAACCCGTCGGTGTGGTGGCGCAGATTCTACCCTGGAACGTTCCGTTCCTGATGATGGCTTGGAAGCTTTCACCGGCGCTCGCCGCGGGCTGCACCGTCGTCGTAAAACCGGCCGAGGATACGCCTTTGTCGGCGATGCGCTTCGCGGATATTTGCCGTGAGGCCGGTATTCCCGACGGCGTGGTCAATATCCTCACCGGCGACGGCAAAGTCGGCGCGGCCTTGGTGGATCACCATGGCGTGGATAAGGTTGGGTTCACCGGCTCCACGGCAACCGGCCAGGCGATTGTGCGTGCGTCAGCGGGCAATCTCAAGCGCGTAAGCCTTGAGCTCGGCGGCAAGAGCCCGGTCTTCATCTTTCCCGACGCCGACATCGAGGCCGCAATTCCCGGAGCCGCCGAAGCTGTCTTCTTGAATAGCGGTCAGGCCTGCACCGCCGGCTCGCGCCTCTACATCCACGAAGATGTGTACGACAAGGTGATCGAAGGCGTCGCCGCCTATTCAGAGGGCCTGAAACTGGGTCATGGGCTCGACGAAACAACCAACCTCGGACCGATCGTTTCGCAAAAACAGTATCAGCGAGTCACGGGGCTGCTACAGGCCGGCCTCGACGAGGGTGCCAACATGGTCGTTGGGGGTGATGCGGGCATGGCTGGCTACTTTGTCAAGCCGACCTTGCTGCGGGATGTCACGCCCCAGATGCGCGTTTACAAGGAAGAGATCTTCGGCCCTGTGATCAGCGCCATGAAGATGAGTTCCGATAATATCGATGAGTTGGCGCGCGAGGCCAACAATACAACCTATGGTCTAAGCGCCAGCATCTGGACCAAGGACATCAACCGCGCACATCGCCTGGCGGCGCGCATCCGGGCTGGCATCATCTGGATCAACACCCACAACCAGAGCGACGCAAACATGCCCTGGGGCGGCTACAAGCAATCCGGCTGGGGCCGCGAGATGGGCAAGCCGGCGATGGAGATCTACACCGAGATCAAGTCGGTGGCGGCCTATCTCGGTTAG
- a CDS encoding choline dehydrogenase has product MQVICGDRGQEFRSLRTMHHEGGAAMADYVIIGAGSGGAVLINRLSADPNIQITVIEAGGWDRSPWIHMPMGYFRLMQTLALDWGYHTVPQKHVNNRVMFVPRAKSIGGCTTVNGMIYTRGHRTDYDQWAQMGNMGWSYDSILPYFKRAENWGGGGDQNVHGFDGPLKTTRNPILAEPCVAWRDACIQAGYPFNDDLNSGEQYGVGPCDGTVRDGVRSSVSRCYITPIKHRKNLTFHTRAMVSKILLKSGRAIGVEFVQGGKKKTVFADKEVILCGGTFNSPQVLQISGIGDPEHLSRIGVRVQHELPGVGRNLQDHVASSLKVRLTKPVSLLKATKPYAAALALVQYYTTGSGPVAGHGVEVMSFLKTRPDLEAPDVQWHFNNIMYRDHGRDIIPEEGFMPYFNISRPQSRGTVMAKSDDPFVLPELDPNYLSVPDDLRVLRDGLRMSREIVTQKAFDHIRGEEYAPGKEAQSDADLDEYIKKDCQSVYHPVGTCKMGTDPMAVVDDKLRVHGIQGLRVVDASIMPTLTSGNTNAPTIMIGEKAADMIREAA; this is encoded by the coding sequence GTGCAAGTCATCTGCGGCGACCGTGGGCAGGAGTTTCGGTCACTGCGGACTATGCACCACGAGGGAGGAGCCGCAATGGCAGATTACGTCATCATTGGCGCTGGATCGGGCGGCGCAGTCCTAATCAATCGGTTGAGCGCTGATCCGAATATTCAGATCACCGTTATCGAGGCCGGCGGATGGGACAGGAGCCCATGGATCCACATGCCGATGGGTTACTTCCGGCTAATGCAGACGCTTGCCCTGGATTGGGGCTATCACACGGTGCCCCAAAAACATGTGAACAACCGCGTCATGTTCGTTCCGCGCGCCAAAAGCATAGGCGGCTGCACAACGGTTAACGGCATGATTTACACCCGCGGCCACCGAACGGACTATGACCAGTGGGCGCAGATGGGCAACATGGGCTGGAGCTATGACAGCATCCTGCCCTATTTCAAAAGGGCCGAGAACTGGGGCGGTGGCGGCGATCAGAACGTCCACGGCTTCGACGGTCCACTGAAGACGACCCGGAACCCCATCTTGGCCGAACCCTGCGTCGCTTGGCGTGACGCGTGCATTCAGGCGGGCTATCCCTTCAACGACGACCTGAATTCGGGCGAGCAATATGGCGTTGGCCCGTGTGACGGAACCGTAAGGGACGGGGTCCGGTCGAGCGTGTCGCGCTGCTACATCACGCCCATCAAGCACCGCAAGAACCTGACGTTCCACACCAGGGCGATGGTGTCGAAGATTCTCTTGAAGAGCGGTCGCGCAATCGGCGTCGAGTTTGTCCAGGGCGGCAAGAAGAAGACCGTATTTGCCGACAAGGAGGTGATCCTTTGCGGCGGTACCTTCAACTCGCCGCAGGTTCTGCAAATCTCGGGGATAGGCGACCCCGAACACCTGAGCCGCATCGGCGTCAGGGTCCAGCACGAGCTGCCGGGCGTTGGCCGCAACCTTCAGGACCACGTCGCAAGCTCGCTCAAGGTACGGCTGACAAAACCGGTTTCGCTCCTGAAGGCCACCAAGCCCTACGCCGCGGCTCTGGCGCTCGTGCAGTATTACACCACCGGCAGCGGGCCGGTCGCGGGCCACGGCGTCGAGGTCATGTCCTTCCTGAAGACCAGGCCGGACCTCGAGGCTCCTGACGTTCAATGGCACTTCAACAACATCATGTACCGCGACCATGGCCGCGACATCATCCCCGAAGAGGGTTTCATGCCCTACTTCAATATTTCGCGCCCGCAGAGCCGTGGCACCGTCATGGCCAAGTCCGACGACCCATTTGTGCTTCCCGAGCTCGACCCGAACTACCTATCTGTGCCCGACGATCTACGAGTGCTGCGCGATGGGTTGCGAATGTCGCGCGAAATCGTGACGCAGAAAGCCTTCGACCACATTCGCGGTGAGGAATACGCGCCGGGCAAGGAGGCGCAGTCGGATGCGGATCTCGACGAATACATCAAGAAGGACTGCCAGAGCGTGTACCATCCCGTTGGCACCTGCAAGATGGGCACCGATCCCATGGCGGTCGTTGACGACAAGCTGCGCGTGCACGGCATCCAGGGTCTGCGGGTGGTCGATGCCTCGATCATGCCGACGCTGACCAGCGGAAACACCAACGCACCGACGATCATGATCGGCGAAAAGGCCGCTGACATGATCCGTGAGGCCGCATGA
- a CDS encoding IclR family transcriptional regulator C-terminal domain-containing protein, with amino-acid sequence MAGGARGIQSIEVSGRILRSLVEVCEPMMLKDLAKAAGLVPAQCHAYLTSMRHVGLVHQEMDTGLYRMGPFAMRLGIGWLRSSPLPSAAILELKSLTDELGFMSLIAIWGEFGPTIVHINDGLSPTALNIRQGTLFSVTGTATGRVFAAFGDAGNLEGQIASELRGAARSRSLGPALTRENFEAQVQLTRKVGYSTARGAPIPGINAVSVPIFDKDGKFAFVGTLIGPSPEMAVESDSAAVQRLLATARSITDGFSSAEKSRTKQETSQLAQAGARL; translated from the coding sequence ATGGCCGGTGGAGCACGCGGAATACAATCGATCGAGGTCAGCGGCCGAATATTGCGGTCACTCGTAGAGGTTTGCGAACCGATGATGTTGAAGGATCTTGCGAAGGCTGCCGGCCTGGTGCCCGCCCAATGTCACGCCTACCTCACCAGTATGCGCCATGTCGGTCTTGTTCATCAGGAGATGGACACGGGCCTGTATCGCATGGGTCCCTTTGCAATGCGCCTGGGAATCGGCTGGCTTAGAAGTTCGCCGCTCCCCTCTGCGGCGATCCTCGAGCTCAAATCATTGACCGATGAGCTTGGTTTCATGTCTCTCATCGCCATCTGGGGAGAATTCGGTCCGACAATTGTGCATATCAATGACGGCCTGTCTCCAACAGCTCTGAATATTCGGCAGGGCACGCTTTTTTCCGTCACGGGAACTGCTACCGGGCGCGTTTTCGCGGCATTCGGAGACGCCGGGAATCTGGAAGGCCAGATCGCTTCGGAACTCCGCGGGGCCGCCCGCAGCCGCTCGCTAGGCCCTGCCCTGACCCGGGAAAACTTCGAAGCGCAGGTGCAACTGACCCGCAAGGTTGGATACTCCACCGCAAGGGGAGCACCCATCCCCGGGATCAACGCAGTGTCGGTGCCGATTTTTGACAAGGACGGCAAGTTCGCGTTTGTCGGTACACTGATCGGTCCGTCCCCAGAAATGGCAGTGGAAAGTGATTCAGCGGCGGTGCAAAGGCTGCTGGCGACCGCCCGGTCGATCACAGACGGATTTTCTAGCGCGGAAAAATCTCGAACCAAACAAGAGACGAGCCAGCTTGCGCAGGCGGGAGCTAGATTGTGA
- a CDS encoding IclR family transcriptional regulator has translation MIPLTNGDRATDKRSEGRGVQSIELGAKLLSVLAEEGEPLMLKDLAHAAGFAPAQAHAYLVSYRKIGLVDQELHSGRYLLGRFALDIGITRMRTADPIRLASEAVRELSGRTALNVALVVWGSFGPTVIQVQESGSQLNMNTRPGTVYSMSSTASGRVFSAFMPEKVVKEAIRKEQREPPGSGRVGTHRFLSKKDLEQIRASGYASVDNPPVPGIKAISAPVFDHIGQLVLAITIIGHDELMDRKSESDFIPALLETTKQLSADLGYSHNLQT, from the coding sequence ATGATTCCTTTGACCAATGGCGACCGGGCGACGGACAAGAGAAGCGAAGGTCGCGGCGTGCAGTCGATCGAGTTGGGAGCGAAGCTGCTTTCCGTGCTCGCTGAAGAAGGCGAGCCCTTAATGCTGAAGGATCTTGCGCACGCTGCCGGCTTTGCGCCCGCACAGGCGCATGCCTATCTCGTCAGCTACCGAAAGATCGGCCTCGTTGACCAGGAGCTCCACTCCGGCCGGTACTTGCTTGGCAGATTCGCGCTGGATATCGGCATCACGCGCATGCGGACCGCCGATCCAATACGCCTCGCAAGCGAGGCCGTGCGAGAGCTTTCCGGGCGTACCGCTTTGAATGTTGCCCTCGTCGTCTGGGGATCGTTCGGGCCGACGGTCATCCAGGTCCAGGAGAGCGGAAGCCAGCTGAACATGAACACGCGGCCGGGCACGGTGTATTCCATGTCCAGCACGGCGAGCGGCCGTGTGTTTTCGGCCTTTATGCCGGAAAAGGTTGTCAAGGAGGCTATTCGGAAAGAACAACGCGAGCCACCCGGCAGCGGGCGGGTCGGGACGCACCGCTTCCTTTCGAAGAAGGATCTCGAGCAGATCCGCGCGTCCGGTTACGCATCAGTTGACAACCCTCCTGTACCGGGGATCAAGGCCATTTCGGCGCCGGTCTTCGATCACATCGGGCAGCTCGTGCTCGCAATCACCATCATCGGCCACGATGAATTGATGGATCGGAAATCGGAAAGCGATTTCATTCCCGCCCTGCTGGAAACCACCAAACAACTCTCTGCGGATCTCGGCTACAGCCACAACCTGCAGACATAG
- a CDS encoding EthD domain-containing protein translates to MISRFGLLTRNPKLSPEEFDRHWRISHGPLAAKFPGLRAYYQHLVVNKEQFGIDHARGSWNLDGFSELHFDNIDDMMSAVSSPAFSGALQDEVDFLQDVHLVACEKHVVVPLNLGNGPFVKRMTLLKRLPEVSVEQFRREWLNVHASWVRQWPNVLGYVQNVVVDRYHGKRTISASYEEVPIDGIVEFWFRDKQEAAALYASDIVAQTQKHALVFLDEITPYFVETRQIV, encoded by the coding sequence ATGATTAGCCGCTTTGGCTTGCTGACACGCAACCCCAAACTGTCGCCTGAAGAGTTCGACAGGCACTGGCGCATTTCGCACGGCCCGTTGGCGGCCAAGTTTCCGGGGCTGCGCGCCTACTATCAGCATCTCGTTGTGAACAAGGAGCAGTTTGGCATCGATCACGCGCGCGGATCTTGGAACCTGGACGGCTTTTCCGAACTGCATTTCGATAACATCGACGACATGATGTCGGCTGTATCTTCCCCGGCGTTTTCAGGCGCCTTGCAGGACGAGGTCGACTTTCTGCAGGATGTTCATCTCGTCGCTTGCGAAAAGCACGTCGTCGTTCCGCTGAACCTGGGAAACGGTCCCTTTGTGAAGCGCATGACTCTGTTGAAGCGCCTTCCGGAAGTATCCGTCGAGCAATTCCGGCGCGAGTGGCTAAACGTTCACGCTTCCTGGGTGCGGCAGTGGCCGAATGTCCTGGGATATGTCCAGAACGTCGTGGTGGACCGATATCACGGCAAGCGAACAATCAGCGCAAGCTATGAAGAGGTGCCGATCGACGGAATCGTCGAATTCTGGTTCCGCGACAAGCAGGAAGCGGCGGCGCTGTACGCAAGCGACATCGTGGCGCAAACTCAAAAGCACGCGCTGGTTTTCCTTGACGAAATCACACCCTACTTCGTCGAAACGCGCCAGATAGTCTGA
- a CDS encoding SDR family oxidoreductase has translation MLVVGGTSGIGNAIARAFIAEGALVTITGVTEDEVRAAAAATPGTEAVRLDVRDGDAVKASVAGLGSLDHVIYAAGIIRRGQEHDPEIFEAVLDVNLNGAMRVAAASRPLLKPGSGTILNIASMLSFFGGGMVPGYAASKGGIAQLTKSLAIAYAPDGIRVNAIAPGWIATPLTEALRSDPVRSSAILGRTPLGRWGLPEDMAGSALFLASPLAAFITGVILPVDGGYLAS, from the coding sequence GTGCTTGTCGTCGGCGGGACATCGGGCATAGGCAATGCCATTGCACGCGCGTTCATTGCGGAAGGGGCGCTCGTGACGATCACCGGGGTTACCGAAGATGAGGTGAGGGCAGCGGCCGCAGCGACGCCGGGTACAGAAGCGGTACGCCTGGACGTGCGAGACGGCGATGCGGTCAAGGCCAGCGTCGCCGGGCTCGGTTCGCTCGACCATGTCATCTATGCCGCAGGCATCATCCGGCGGGGGCAGGAACACGATCCGGAGATTTTCGAAGCTGTGCTGGATGTGAACCTGAACGGTGCGATGCGCGTGGCTGCCGCATCCAGGCCGTTGCTCAAGCCTGGTTCAGGGACGATCCTGAACATCGCATCGATGCTTTCTTTCTTCGGTGGCGGGATGGTGCCAGGCTATGCCGCATCAAAAGGCGGCATAGCGCAATTGACGAAATCGCTCGCCATAGCCTATGCGCCGGACGGCATAAGGGTAAATGCCATTGCCCCCGGTTGGATCGCCACACCTTTGACAGAAGCACTGCGCTCCGATCCGGTTCGCTCGAGCGCGATCCTTGGCCGGACGCCTCTGGGTCGCTGGGGCCTACCCGAAGACATGGCTGGGAGCGCGCTGTTTCTGGCTTCCCCTCTTGCCGCTTTCATTACCGGCGTGATCCTGCCAGTCGATGGCGGCTATCTCGCGAGTTGA
- a CDS encoding 2,4'-dihydroxyacetophenone dioxygenase family protein, with protein MPPVNPDSDPRIPYQLPNPPDALAEIVIPQAIPSDERLWVPQAENVWFRPLCLNRSQGYWMNLLKVRRSGVLSRHRHPNAVHGFVLKGRWHYLEHDWVAEEGSYVFEPPGETHTLVVPDGVEEMITYFQVNGIMYYVDPWGKPLGYEDVFTKIDMCRRHFAEVGLGADFADQFIR; from the coding sequence ATGCCACCCGTTAATCCGGATTCCGATCCAAGAATTCCATACCAGCTGCCAAATCCGCCGGATGCCCTGGCGGAGATTGTTATCCCGCAGGCCATTCCAAGCGATGAGCGGCTGTGGGTGCCGCAGGCGGAGAATGTCTGGTTCCGTCCGCTGTGCCTCAATCGCTCTCAAGGGTATTGGATGAACCTCCTGAAGGTGCGCCGTTCCGGGGTTCTCTCCCGGCATCGTCATCCGAATGCCGTCCACGGTTTCGTGCTGAAGGGTCGCTGGCATTACCTGGAGCACGACTGGGTCGCAGAAGAGGGCTCATATGTCTTCGAACCCCCGGGTGAGACCCATACTCTCGTTGTTCCTGACGGCGTCGAGGAAATGATCACGTATTTCCAGGTAAACGGCATCATGTACTACGTCGACCCCTGGGGGAAACCGCTAGGCTACGAAGACGTATTCACCAAGATAGACATGTGCCGCCGGCATTTCGCGGAAGTCGGCCTGGGAGCCGATTTCGCCGATCAATTCATCCGGTGA
- a CDS encoding RraA family protein has product MLKLFHDFERAPDLLAKFDDVIKCYSAAAVFADVQYRTGVMDSGIKPAFRAKVCGQAITVQLSKGDLVDPLKALEMGHPGDVIVVDAGGDLNTSVCGGLMGGLAQNRGIRAMIVDGAGRDTDELEDINWPIWTRAITPRGTHTMFSGRKEELSINVPIACGGVVVNPGDFIVADLMGVVVIPRARAEEVVALAKEQADREQATRLWVKQGKTVEDLLAEFGRI; this is encoded by the coding sequence ATGCTGAAACTGTTTCACGATTTCGAACGCGCTCCCGATCTGCTGGCCAAGTTCGATGATGTCATCAAATGCTATTCCGCCGCGGCCGTTTTCGCCGATGTGCAGTATCGCACCGGTGTGATGGACAGCGGCATCAAGCCGGCTTTTCGTGCGAAGGTCTGCGGTCAGGCGATTACCGTACAGCTGTCGAAGGGCGACCTGGTCGATCCGCTGAAGGCGCTTGAGATGGGACATCCCGGTGACGTGATCGTCGTGGACGCAGGCGGCGATCTGAACACCTCCGTCTGTGGTGGGCTGATGGGCGGGCTGGCTCAAAACCGCGGCATCCGCGCGATGATTGTCGACGGGGCAGGGCGCGACACCGATGAGCTCGAGGATATCAACTGGCCGATCTGGACGCGCGCGATCACGCCGCGCGGCACCCACACGATGTTCTCTGGCCGCAAAGAGGAACTTTCGATCAACGTGCCGATCGCTTGCGGTGGTGTCGTCGTGAATCCGGGCGATTTCATCGTGGCCGATCTGATGGGCGTGGTGGTGATCCCGCGAGCGCGTGCCGAAGAAGTTGTCGCACTGGCCAAGGAGCAGGCCGATCGCGAACAAGCCACCCGCCTCTGGGTGAAGCAGGGTAAGACCGTCGAAGACCTGCTTGCGGAATTCGGTCGCATCTGA
- a CDS encoding C-terminal binding protein: MSKKPKVVITDYDYGNVDIERAILEAAGAEVVALQAKSEDDLLEAARDCDAIMNQYARVGAKTIAAMQQCKVIARYGVGVDIVDVGSATEKGILVTNVRDYCTEEVADHAISLWLALARGLFPYDRATHQGVWRWQSAAPLHRLRGQVMGIVSFGKIGQAIAARAGSFGLEIVVYDPYLPASVAESHGARVVDKQTLLAQSDVVMMQVPMTPETKHFLSESEFRSMKSGALIVNTGRGPTIDNKALYKALTEGWIAGAGLDDPEEEPAKRAVWSPADNPIFSLPNVIVTPHSAYYSEESIRSAREIAASEVARVLTGQAPKNPVNADALAVRAQRTVPC; encoded by the coding sequence ATGAGCAAAAAGCCCAAGGTCGTCATTACCGACTACGACTACGGCAATGTCGATATCGAGCGCGCCATCCTCGAGGCCGCCGGGGCCGAGGTGGTGGCGCTGCAGGCCAAGAGCGAAGATGATCTTCTGGAGGCGGCGCGCGACTGCGACGCCATCATGAACCAGTATGCACGGGTCGGCGCCAAGACCATCGCGGCGATGCAGCAATGCAAAGTCATCGCTCGCTATGGCGTGGGCGTCGACATCGTCGATGTGGGTTCCGCGACTGAAAAGGGCATCCTCGTCACCAACGTGCGTGACTACTGCACCGAAGAGGTCGCCGATCATGCCATCAGCCTTTGGCTGGCACTCGCGCGTGGCTTGTTCCCTTACGATCGCGCCACCCATCAAGGCGTCTGGCGGTGGCAATCCGCCGCCCCGCTGCACCGACTGCGAGGGCAGGTGATGGGCATCGTCTCGTTCGGGAAAATCGGGCAGGCCATCGCTGCACGCGCCGGTTCCTTCGGGCTCGAGATCGTTGTGTATGACCCCTACCTTCCTGCAAGCGTGGCCGAGTCGCATGGCGCCCGCGTGGTGGACAAGCAAACTCTTCTGGCGCAGTCCGATGTGGTCATGATGCAGGTTCCCATGACGCCGGAAACCAAGCATTTTCTGTCGGAATCCGAGTTCCGCTCGATGAAATCCGGCGCGCTGATCGTCAACACCGGGCGCGGCCCCACCATCGACAACAAGGCGCTCTACAAGGCTCTGACAGAGGGGTGGATTGCCGGTGCGGGTCTGGACGATCCCGAGGAAGAACCGGCCAAAAGGGCCGTCTGGTCGCCCGCCGACAATCCGATCTTCAGCTTGCCGAACGTGATCGTCACGCCGCATTCCGCGTACTACTCGGAAGAGTCTATCCGCTCGGCTCGCGAAATAGCAGCGAGCGAAGTTGCCCGCGTGCTGACAGGGCAAGCCCCCAAGAATCCGGTGAACGCCGACGCGCTGGCCGTACGCGCCCAAAGGACAGTCCCATGCTGA
- a CDS encoding VOC family protein yields MAALTFSHIGITVPDLDRAVEFYSKCFELYLIMPPTTIHHDQSAIGQMCDDVFGEGWGSFRIAHLATGDGIGIELFEFPQTKAETRPFEYWRPGLFHFCLQDEKLEERVKLIESMGGKQRMQQVRHYYPGQKPYRMVYVEDPFGNVFELYSHSYELTYSAGAYV; encoded by the coding sequence ATGGCAGCCCTCACCTTTTCTCACATTGGCATCACCGTGCCAGACCTCGACCGGGCCGTGGAGTTTTACTCCAAGTGCTTCGAGCTTTATCTGATCATGCCGCCCACCACGATCCACCACGACCAGAGCGCCATCGGGCAGATGTGCGACGACGTGTTCGGCGAGGGCTGGGGCAGTTTCCGCATCGCCCACCTTGCCACCGGCGATGGCATCGGGATCGAGCTGTTCGAATTTCCCCAGACCAAGGCTGAAACCCGACCCTTCGAGTACTGGCGCCCAGGGCTGTTCCATTTCTGCCTGCAGGACGAGAAGCTGGAAGAGCGCGTGAAGCTGATCGAATCCATGGGCGGCAAGCAGCGGATGCAGCAGGTCCGCCATTATTATCCCGGCCAAAAACCATACCGCATGGTCTATGTCGAAGATCCCTTCGGCAATGTCTTTGAACTCTACAGCCACTCCTACGAGTTGACCTATTCGGCCGGCGCCTATGTCTGA
- a CDS encoding ABC transporter permease: MKRIFDAQLFGPLAAMVVVALVVALTTDRFLDSGNLANLAMQVSIVAIIAIGATIVIFAGGIDLSSGSMVALMTMVLATLVKTFGLPLWPALLGILVLGVVLGALNGVLTAWGRIPSFIVTLAGLIAYRGLALMFNAGSPIFSLDPNFEAVFYGRLAGIPLPFFYLVALYGGATVMMVHTRLGREIMAVGGNPAAARLSGINVQLVQTLTFTIAGVMTALGAILMAARLNSGSPNYGQTLELQAIAAAVVGGASLTGGRGNILSTLVGSLTIVIVQNGLNLNAAPSAVQNVILGLIILLAVGVDMWRAEIVRILSRGGGTPVR, translated from the coding sequence ATGAAACGTATCTTCGACGCACAGCTTTTCGGGCCCCTGGCCGCAATGGTGGTGGTGGCGCTCGTCGTGGCGCTGACCACTGACCGGTTTCTCGACTCGGGCAACCTTGCCAACCTGGCCATGCAGGTTTCGATCGTTGCCATAATCGCGATTGGAGCGACGATCGTCATCTTCGCGGGCGGGATCGATCTTAGTTCGGGCTCGATGGTCGCGCTGATGACCATGGTTCTGGCCACTCTGGTCAAGACTTTTGGTCTGCCCCTGTGGCCGGCTCTGCTCGGCATCCTGGTTCTAGGCGTGGTGCTGGGGGCGTTAAACGGTGTTCTGACTGCGTGGGGGCGTATCCCTTCCTTCATCGTTACCCTGGCGGGGTTGATCGCCTATCGCGGCCTTGCACTGATGTTCAACGCGGGTTCTCCGATCTTCTCGCTGGATCCAAACTTCGAGGCTGTGTTTTACGGTCGGCTCGCCGGCATCCCGCTGCCCTTCTTTTATCTGGTGGCACTTTATGGCGGGGCCACGGTGATGATGGTGCACACCCGTCTCGGGCGCGAGATCATGGCCGTCGGAGGCAATCCGGCGGCGGCGCGTCTGTCAGGCATCAACGTGCAATTGGTGCAGACCCTGACGTTCACCATTGCCGGCGTGATGACGGCGCTTGGCGCGATCCTGATGGCGGCACGGCTAAACTCCGGTTCGCCGAACTACGGTCAGACGCTGGAACTTCAGGCCATTGCCGCCGCCGTTGTGGGCGGGGCCAGCCTTACCGGGGGCAGGGGAAACATCCTGTCCACGCTGGTGGGATCGCTCACCATCGTCATCGTGCAGAACGGGCTGAACCTGAACGCCGCCCCCTCCGCCGTCCAGAACGTCATCCTCGGCCTCATCATCCTTCTGGCCGTGGGTGTCGATATGTGGCGCGCCGAAATTGTACGCATCCTGTCTCGCGGCGGAGGAACCCCAGTCCGCTGA